In the Pelomicrobium methylotrophicum genome, CTCGCCGAGGGGGGCGTGTTGATTTACGAGACGTTCGCGGTGGGTAACGAACGGTACGGGCGGCCCAGCAACCCGAACTTCCTGCTGCAGCCGGGAGAGCTGTTGGCGGCGTTCGGAGCTCGCCTTCAAGTGGTGGCTTACGAAAGCGGGCGGGTGGCTTTTCCGAAGATGGCGATCATCCAGCGCTTGTGCGCGATCCGTTCCCTTGCGCCGGTGGACCTGGATCCGGCACCGGCCGCCGCGACAGTGAAGGAGGACATCCCCTGAGCCGCTTCGGCGGCTCAGGCCCGCCGTTTCGCTGCCCGGCCGAATTGGCTACAATGCGCAATTTTCTGGGCCATCACATGATCAAAGGCAGCCTGGTCGCCATCGTCACTCCCATGCATGACGATGGCAGCCTTGACTTGGAACGCTACCGCGCGCTGATCGACTGGCACATCGAGCAGGGCACCGACGGCATCGTGGTGGTGGGCACCACGGGGGAGTCGCCGACGGTGGATTTCGACGAGCACCGCACGCTGATCCGGGTGGCGGTGGAGCAGGCCGCGGGGCGCATTCCCGTCATCGCCGGTACCGGGGCCAACGCCACCCGGGAAGCGATCGAGCTTTCCGTCTACGCCAAGGAAGTCGGAGCCGATGCAAGCCTTTCGGTGGTGCCGTACTACAACAAGCCGACCCAGGAGGGCTTGTACCAGCACTTCAAGGCGATTGCCGAGGCGGTGGATATCCCCCAGATCCTCTACAACGTGCCCGGGCGGACGGTGGCGGACATTTCCAACGACACGGTACTGCGCCTTGCCGAGATTCCCAATATCGTCGGCATCAAGGATGCCACTGGGAACCTGGAACGGGGGGCAGACCTGCTGCGGCGCGCGCCGCGCGACTTTGCCGTCTATAGCGGCGACGACGCGACGGGGCTCGCGCTCATGTTGCTGGGCGGCCATGGGGTGATTTCCGTCACTGCCAACGTGGCCCCCAAGCTCATGCACGAAATGTGCGCCGCCGCGCTGGAGGGGAACTTGATCCGGGCCCGGGAACTCAATAATCGATTGATGGGGCTGCATAAGTATCTTTTCATCGAGGCAAATCCAATCCCAGTCAAATGGGCCCTCGCCGAACTCGGGCTCATCCGCGGAGGCATCCGGCTTCCGCTGACGCCCCTGGCGCCGCAATATCACGGACTTGTGCGCGAGGCCATGAAACAGGCAGGGATCTTGACGTGAGCCAAGCGAAGCAGAGGGCAGGACGCATCGCCCGCGGACTTGGCACCGTGCTGCTGGGGGTGCTGGCGGTGGCCCTGGTGGGCTGTTCAGGGGGGTTATTGCGCAAGGAGATCGATTACAAGTCCGCCAAAAAGCTGCCGCCCCTGGAAATTCCGCCCGACCTCACGGCGCCCAGCGCGAGCGACCGCTACACCGTGCCGGAGGTGAACGCGACGGGGGCCGCCACCTATTCGGCCTACAGCGCCGAACGCACCGGCCGCCCGCAGGCGAGCGGCGTCTCGACCCTGCTGCCTGACACCGCCAACGTGCGCATCGAGCGGGCGGGAAATGAGCGCTGGCTGGTGGTGAACCAGCCGCCGGAAAAAGTGTGGCCGGTGGTGCGGGAGTTCTGGCAGGAACTGGGTTTCGTCATTGCGACCGAGATTCCGGAAGCCGGAATCATGGAGACCGACTGGGCCGAGAACCGGGCCAAGATTCCCCAGGATCTCATTCGCAGCGCCTTGGGCAAGGTGTTGGACCAGCTCTGGTCCACTGGCGAACGGGACAAATTCCGTACCCGCCTGGAACCGGTCAACGACCGCACCGCCACGGAGGTCTATATCAGCCACCGGGGGATGGTGGAGAGGCTGGTGGGCAGCAACCCCGAGCCCCAGGGTTCCGTGTGGGAGCCGACGCCGCCCAACCCCGATCTAGAGGCGGAGATGCTGCGGCGGCTGGCGGTACGCTTCGGCGTGGAAGAGGAGCGCTCCCGGCAGCTGGTCGCTGCCCCCCGCCAGCAGCCTTTGGCGGAGCTGGTACAGGGAGGCAATACAGGGCAACTGGCGCTGGTCGATCCGTTCGACCGCGCTTGGCGACGGGTGGGCCTCGCCCTGGATCGCGTGGGGTTCACGGTGGTGGACCGGGACCGCTCCAGCGGAATCTATTATGTGCGCTATGCCCCCTTGGAGACGCAGTCGAAGAAGCAGGAGGGAATCCTCTCCCGCCTGGCGTTCTGGCGCAGCGACGACCGGGACAAGCCCAAGCCGGAGCAGTACCGCATCCAGCTGAAACCGGCGGGGGAAGGCACGCGGGTGAGCGTGCTCAACAAGGAGGGCCAGCCGGAGAACTCCGAAACCGGCAAAAAGATCCTGAGCCTGTTGTACGACCAACTGAAATGAAGAGGGTGCCCAACGGTGGGCGCGCAAAATCCATCCCCCGGCCCCACGGGCGGCGGCCAGTCTATCCTTTCCCTTTCATCACGTTGAGTGGAGCATGATTCGCTTCGCCTGCCTCGGCAGCGGCAGCCAGGGCAACGGGTTGCTGGTGGAGGCAGGGGAAACCCGGATTCTGCTCGACTGCGGGTTTACCTTGCGGGAAGCCGAGGCGCGCCTTGCGCGTCTGGGCCTCCACCCCGATCAGCTCGACGCCATCCTCGTCACCCATGAGCACGACGATCATGCGGGTGGAGTGGGCCGGCTGGCGGCACGCCATGGCATCAGCGTCTACCTGACTTACGGTACACGCCGTGCCTTGGAATCGGTCCTCCTGCCGCAGCTCGATCTGCATCTGATCGACAGCCATACCTCCTTCGCCGTGGGGGACATCGAGATCCATCCGTTTCCGGTGCCCCACGACGCCCGCGAACCCATCCAGTTCGTCTTCACGGACGGGGCCGTGCGGGTGGGCGTCCTCACCGACACCGGCACCGTGACGCCCCATATCCGGGACATGCTGAACGGCTGCCACGCCCTGGTTCTGGAGTGCAACCACGACCCGGAGATGCTGGCCCAGGGTCCCTATCCGCCGTCCCTCAAGCGCCGGGTGGCGGGCCGCTACGGACATCTGGCTAACCCGGCCGCTGCCGAGCTCCTGGCCAGCCTGGACACTGGACGCCTGCAGCACCTCATTGCGGCGCACCTCAGCCAGACCAACAACACGCCGGACTTGGCGCGGGGGGCCTTGGCGGATGCCCTATCCTGCGACCCTGCCTGGATCGCGGTCGCTGACCAGGCGTTGGGCTTCGACTGGCGCGAAGCCCGCTAGCGGGTGCCCGCTGGGAAAGAAAAAAGGCCGACTTGCGCCGGCCTTCCGTAACCCGTCGAAATAGGGGCTGAATTACTTGGGCTGATCTTTTTTCTCTTCGGCGGGAGCAGCCGCCGGAGCAGCCTGGCCTTCGGCCGGCTTGACTTCGCCCGCTGGAGCGGCAGTTTGCGGCTGACCTTCGGCCGGCTTGGCTTCAAGCGCGGCGGCTTGCTGGGCCGGGGCAGGCGTAGCTGGAGCGGCCTGCTGGGCAGGCGCCGGCGCCGGGGCCGTCGCCGTTTCTTCTTTCTTTCCGCAGGCGGAAAGGGCCACTACTGCGATAGCACCAAGGAGGATGGAGCGTTTCATAGGGAAATGTGTCCTTCGAAAAGTTAAAGATGTCCTGCTTCTCGGGCCGCCCCCCAGGAGCCTGTACGTGCAATTCTCGCGCGGGTGCCGGCAAGGCGCCCTGTTTTCGAGAACCCGTTGCCCGTACAGGCTCCTCATCTGGGACCGCTCGACACGCTGCCCGAAAGGGCAATGTGTCGGAAAGTCCTTGGGAATTGCGACCGGCAGCGCATTGTAGCAAAACGCCGCGAAAAGGATAGCAATATGTACATATATACAGGTGGCGGCTTCCCGTGGTCGCGGTGAGGGTCGGGGGCGGTTTCGTTTCGGAGCCTGTGGAAACGCTTCGGGCTGGAGCGTGTCTCTACTTCGGAGGGCTCGGAGCGCTCTTCGGAGCCCCCAGGTCAAGATAGCCGGCCCGGTACCACTGGTAAAGGACGTCCAGGGTGACGGGATCGAGCCGCGTGCCGGGCGGCAGCCTCCGCCGATCCCCCAGCCGGGCCAGCTGTTGCCTGGGGGCGCGCTCCAGCGGGACGGCTTCGCCGTTGATGTAGACTGCCCGACGTCCCCACAGCATGCGCGTCTTGATGTCCAGGACCACGCCCCGGTGGGCGGCCTGGCGCGCGAAGGCCTTTCGGCCAAGGGGGCGCGCAGGGGGAGAGAACACCACCGTGGGCTTGGGCTCGGAAAGGTAGACCCCGGCAAAGTCCTCCACCTCGCGCGGCCCCCAACGGATGCCGTCGAGAACACGGGCGAACTGGCGCACCATGGCCGCGGGAATTCGAGCGGGGCGAGGCTGCGGGCGAAGGTCGGGATCCGCGTACATCCCCGGCATGTGGATACGGTCCTGGAGGTAGACGAGGAATTGGGTCGCCAGCTCGGTGTGGGAGGGGGCCCGGAAGCCGATCGAATAGGTCATGCATTCCTCCAGCGCGGTGCCTTCATGGGCATAGCGCGGAGGAAGGTACAGGAGGTCGCCCGGCTCCAGCACCCACGTCTGCTCGCTGCGAAAGCGTTTAAGCACCTTAAGCGGCGCGTTCTCCACCAGCGAAAGATCGGTCTGGGCGGAAATGCGCCAACGGCGCCGCCCCGGGCCCTGCAGCAGGAACACATCGTAGGAATCGAAGTGGGGACCGACCCCGCCGCCTGGCGCGGCGTAGCTGACCATCACGTCGTCGAGCCGCGCGAGGGGCACGAAAGAGAAGCGCATCATCAACTCGTGGGCGGCTGGCAGATGCAGGTCGAGGCCGTGGACGAGCAGCGTCCATTGGCGGGAAGGCAGCCGCGAGAGGCGGCGCGCGGCAAAGGGGCCGCTCTCAACGTGCCAGCGGCGGCCGTCTCTGATCACTAGGCGTGATTCCACCTCTTCCCGCGTGGCAAGCCGCATGAGCTCCCGGGGGGAGAGAAGCCCGCCGAAGCCGGGAAGCGCCTGGCGCACCAGAAGCGGCCGTTTCTGCCAATGGGCGCGGAGGAAGTCGGCCACACCCAACCCGCCCAGCACAGATAGCTTCATCAGCGGCGACAAATGTTACATTTTTAGTTCTTTGGGCAGAACCAGTATGAGGTGGACGCGCGTTGTGCCGCGAGACAAATGCGTTAGAATGGGCTCGCAATTCGTACCTGACAATGGATACTCGGTCCGCAATCATTCAAGTCGGTCAGCTTGCGCCGGAATTCGATCTTCCCGACGCCGATATGGAGATGGTGCGGCTGTCGGCGTTCCGCGGCAAGAAGAACGTGGTGCTCTATTTTTATCCGAAGGACGACACGCCAGCGTGCACCATGCAAGCCGTCGACTTCAGCGACCTCGAAGAGGATTTCAAGCGCTACGATACCGTCGTGCTGGGCGTCAGCCGGGACGACTGCATTAGTCACGGCTCTTTTCGCGACAAGCACGGGTTGTCGATCCAGCTGCTCTCCGACATCGACGGGGAAGTGTGCCGCCGCTACGGCGTGCTCCAGGAAAGGGAGGTGGAAGGCAAGCGACGGGTGACCGTATGTCGGTCCACCTTTGTCATCGACAAAAAAGGCTTCGTCCGCCACGCCCTGTACGGCGTGAACCCGAAGGGCCACGCCCATGTCGTGCTGGATCTGGTGAAGCAACTCGCCCTCAAGGCTGAATAGGCGCCGGGTTGCGCAGCAGGCCCACTTACCGTTACCTTGTTGTCTGGGCCCGTTCGTTTCGGGGCGGGGAGGGGTATTTTCCAGTCCAGCGGGCCCCCACTGACGGGGCGTACATTGCCGAGCGGCACCGGTCTGGCCTCCGGGGCGAGCCTTCTTTCCCCCCGCCTACCCCTTCTGTTCGGGGGGAGGGGCCTCCTCGCCCTTGGGAGAAAGAGGGGGCGGATTGGCGTATTCTTGTCGCGAAGCACGTATCGCCGAAAACCACGGCAGCTTGAAGGAACTTAAGCCATGATCGTCGCAAAAAACACCGTCGTCACGCTCCTGTACCGGCTGTTTGATGGGCAGGGAAATCTGATCGAGGAATCGCAGGAGCCGGTCTCCTATCTGCACGGCGGTTACCACGGCATCTTTCCCTTGGTGGAGGAGGCGCTGGAGGGCAAGCAACCCGGAGATCGATGCTCGGTTACCATGGAGCCGGAGAACGCCTTCGGCGAATACGACGCCGGTCTCGTGCGGGTGGAGGACCGAGCCCTCTTTCCACCCGAAGTCCGGGTGGGCATGCAGTTCGAAGGCCGGGGTGAACAGTCGGGCGACGTGCGCATCTTCACCGTGACCGATGTGGCCGAGGACAAGGTGGTGGTGGACGGCAATCACCCGCTCGCCGGCATGCGGCTGCGTTTCGACTGCCAGGTCACCGAGGTGCGGGCGGCCACGCCCGAGGAGATCGCCCACGGGCATGCCCACGGTCCTCACGGCCACCCTCATTGAGGAAGCCGGTGCCCTCGCGAAGCGCCCGGCCCCCTGCGGTTGTCCTGGCGACCCTCACTCGCATAGGCGCTTGAGCTCGTAGAGCTTCTCCAACGCCTGCCGTGGGGACATTTCGTCCGGCTCGAGGGCGCGCAACGCCTCCAGGGCAGGGTGGGGCTCGGGCGCCGTCGGCCCCGGGTCAGGACGCGGGGCGAAGAGGTCGCCCTGCCGCGACTGGCCCCACCCCTGCTCTTCCAGCCATTGGAGGTGCTTGCGGGCATGGGCGATCACCCGCGGTGGGACGCCTGCCAGCGCGGCCACTTGCAGCCCATAGCTCTGGCTGGCAGGTCCCTCATTGACCGTGTGGAGAAACACCACTTTGTCGCCATGTTCCACCGCGTCCAGGTGCACGTTGGCGGCATCGGGATAGAGGCTCGCCAGGCGGGTCAGCTCGAAGTAGTGGGTGGCGAACAGGGTGTGGCTGCGGTTGACGGTGAGCAGATGGCACGCAATGGCCCACGCCAAGGCGAGGCCATCAAACGTGGAAGTGCCGCGGCCCACCTCGTCCATGAGCACCAGGCTCGTTTCCGTCGCGTTGTGCAGAATGTTGGCCGCCTCGCTCATTTCCACCATGAAGGTGGAGCGGCCGCCCGCCAGATCGTCGGCGGCGCCGATGCGGGTGAAGATCTGGTCCACCGGCCCGATCAGCGCCCGGCTCGCCGGGACGAAGCTGCCGCAGCAGGCAAGCAGCACGATCAGCGCCACCTGTCGCATGTAAGTGGACTTGCCGCCCATGTTGGGGCCCGTGATCACGAGAAGGCGGCGTCCCGGACCGAGACGCGCGTCGTTGGCGATGAAATGCGGGGTCTGCCGCTCCACCACGGGGTGCCGACCGCCTTCGATCTCGATCACGGGCTCGTCGCTGTATTCCGGCGCCCGGTAGTCCAAGGCCACGGCCCGCTCGGCCAGGGTCGTCAGGACATCCAGCTCCGCCACGGCCCGGGCGATGCGCTGCAACGCCGGCACGTATTCCCCCAGCCACGCCAGCAGCTCCTCGTAGAGCATCCGTTCTCGCGCAGCCGCCCGCTCCTGGGCGGAGAGGGCCTTGTCCTCGAAGCGCTTGAGCTCCGGCGTGATATAGCGCTCGGCGTTTTTCAGGGTCTGCCGACGGCGGTAATCATCCGGCACCTTATCGCTCTGGGCGCGGGTCACCTCGATGTAGAAGCCGTGAACCTTGTTGTACTCGACCTTCAGGTTTGAAATCCCGGTGCGGGCCCGTTCGCGCGCCTCCATCTGCAGCAGGAACTCGCCGCAGTTCGCCTGGATGCTGCGCAGCTCGTCGAGCTCGGCGTCGTAACCCTCGGCGATCACGCCACCGTCGCGCACGAATGCGGCCGGCACGTCCTTGATGGCACGCTGCAGCCGTGCCAACACTTCCTCGGGCAACACCAGGTCCGAGCGGATTTCGGCGAGCCGCTGGGCTTGCAGGGAGGCAGCCAAGGTTTTCAGCGTGGCCACGCGTGCGAGGCTGTCGCGCAGCGCGGAGAGGTCCCGCGGGCGCGCGCTTCCCAGCGCGATGCGGGTGGCGATCCGCTCGATGTCGGCGACGGCCTTGAGCTCGGCGCGAAGGGCGGTCGAGGTGCTGCGACCGTCGCCCACGAGCTCGGCGATCGCCTGCAGCCGGAGTTCTCGCGGGGGGCGGTGCCGCAGCGGGTGATGCAGCCAGTGGCGCAGCAGGCGGCTGCCCATGCTGGTCTCGCAGGTATCCAGCACAGAGAACAGCGTGGGTGCGGACTCTCCGCGCAGCGTTTCGGTCAATTCCAGATTGCGCCGGGTGGCGGCGTCCAGCCGCACGAAATCCGTCACCCGCTCCACGGTCATGCCGCGGAGGTGAGCAAGGCTCGCGCCCTGGGTGAGCCGCGCGTACTCCAGCAGTGCGCCGGCGGCGGAGACGGCCAGTGGAAGGTCGTCGCAGCCGAACCCCGAGAGATCGCGGGTGCCGAACTGGCGGCTGAGCAGGTCCTGCGCCGTCGTCCGGTCGAACTGCCAGTCGGGCAAGCGTTTGAGCGGGACGCCGCTGCCCTCAAGGACTGGGAGCCGTGCGCTCTCCGGCAGCAGGATCTCCGCAGGCCGGATCCGCTCCAGTTCCGAGGCGAGGGCGGCGAGCTCCGTTTCCATGACCCGCAGGGCGCCGGCAGCCAGGTTCAGCCAGGCAAGCCCTAGGCGCCGGCGTTCCCAGGTCGCGGCGAGCAGCACGCTCTCGGCGCGCTCGTCCAGCAGCCCCGCATCGGTGAGGGTTCCGGGGGTGACGATGCGCACCACTCGCCGCTCCACAGGGCCACGACCGGCCTCCGGATCGCCCACCTGCTCGCAAATCGCCACCGATTCGCCCAGACGCACCAGCTTGGCCAGGTACTGATCCACCGACTGAAAAGGCACGCCTGCCATGGGGATGGGCTCGCCGGCGGAGACCCCCCGGTGGGTCAGGGTGATGTCGAGGAGCCTTGCCGCCTTTTCGGCGTCGTCGTAGAACAGCTCGTAGAAATCGCCCATCCGGTAGAACAGCAGCACGTCGGGGTACTGCGCCTTGATGCGCAAGTACTGTTGCATCATCGGCGTGTGACGGGCGATGGCTTCGTCGAACCTCATGGGAAGCGCGGATAGGGCTCCGCAAGGGACGTTGAGGTCGGGTCAGGCGGTTTTCAGCTTCTCATCCAGGTGCGGCGCGATCACCTTGAGGAGCTCGACAAATACCTTGGGATTGCCGGCCACGATGTTGCCGCTCTTCAAGTGATGGGGTTCCCCCCTCAGGTCACCCACCAGGCCGCCCGCCTCGGTGATGAGGAGGCAGCCGGCCGCCATGTCCCAGGGGGAGAGCCCGAGTTCCCAGAAACCGTCGTACCAGCCGGCGGCTACATACGCCAGGTCCAGGGACGCGGCCCCGGGCCGTCGCACGCCGGCCGCGATTCCCATCACGTCGCGCAGCATGGCGAGATACGCCTCGCTGTGCTCCTTGCGGGAGTAAGGGAAGCCGGTGCCGATCAG is a window encoding:
- a CDS encoding peroxiredoxin, with amino-acid sequence MDTRSAIIQVGQLAPEFDLPDADMEMVRLSAFRGKKNVVLYFYPKDDTPACTMQAVDFSDLEEDFKRYDTVVLGVSRDDCISHGSFRDKHGLSIQLLSDIDGEVCRRYGVLQEREVEGKRRVTVCRSTFVIDKKGFVRHALYGVNPKGHAHVVLDLVKQLALKAE
- the bamC gene encoding outer membrane protein assembly factor BamC; protein product: MARGLGTVLLGVLAVALVGCSGGLLRKEIDYKSAKKLPPLEIPPDLTAPSASDRYTVPEVNATGAATYSAYSAERTGRPQASGVSTLLPDTANVRIERAGNERWLVVNQPPEKVWPVVREFWQELGFVIATEIPEAGIMETDWAENRAKIPQDLIRSALGKVLDQLWSTGERDKFRTRLEPVNDRTATEVYISHRGMVERLVGSNPEPQGSVWEPTPPNPDLEAEMLRRLAVRFGVEEERSRQLVAAPRQQPLAELVQGGNTGQLALVDPFDRAWRRVGLALDRVGFTVVDRDRSSGIYYVRYAPLETQSKKQEGILSRLAFWRSDDRDKPKPEQYRIQLKPAGEGTRVSVLNKEGQPENSETGKKILSLLYDQLK
- the dapA gene encoding 4-hydroxy-tetrahydrodipicolinate synthase yields the protein MIKGSLVAIVTPMHDDGSLDLERYRALIDWHIEQGTDGIVVVGTTGESPTVDFDEHRTLIRVAVEQAAGRIPVIAGTGANATREAIELSVYAKEVGADASLSVVPYYNKPTQEGLYQHFKAIAEAVDIPQILYNVPGRTVADISNDTVLRLAEIPNIVGIKDATGNLERGADLLRRAPRDFAVYSGDDATGLALMLLGGHGVISVTANVAPKLMHEMCAAALEGNLIRARELNNRLMGLHKYLFIEANPIPVKWALAELGLIRGGIRLPLTPLAPQYHGLVREAMKQAGILT
- a CDS encoding cupin domain-containing protein → MKLSVLGGLGVADFLRAHWQKRPLLVRQALPGFGGLLSPRELMRLATREEVESRLVIRDGRRWHVESGPFAARRLSRLPSRQWTLLVHGLDLHLPAAHELMMRFSFVPLARLDDVMVSYAAPGGGVGPHFDSYDVFLLQGPGRRRWRISAQTDLSLVENAPLKVLKRFRSEQTWVLEPGDLLYLPPRYAHEGTALEECMTYSIGFRAPSHTELATQFLVYLQDRIHMPGMYADPDLRPQPRPARIPAAMVRQFARVLDGIRWGPREVEDFAGVYLSEPKPTVVFSPPARPLGRKAFARQAAHRGVVLDIKTRMLWGRRAVYINGEAVPLERAPRQQLARLGDRRRLPPGTRLDPVTLDVLYQWYRAGYLDLGAPKSAPSPPK
- the mutS gene encoding DNA mismatch repair protein MutS, which encodes MRFDEAIARHTPMMQQYLRIKAQYPDVLLFYRMGDFYELFYDDAEKAARLLDITLTHRGVSAGEPIPMAGVPFQSVDQYLAKLVRLGESVAICEQVGDPEAGRGPVERRVVRIVTPGTLTDAGLLDERAESVLLAATWERRRLGLAWLNLAAGALRVMETELAALASELERIRPAEILLPESARLPVLEGSGVPLKRLPDWQFDRTTAQDLLSRQFGTRDLSGFGCDDLPLAVSAAGALLEYARLTQGASLAHLRGMTVERVTDFVRLDAATRRNLELTETLRGESAPTLFSVLDTCETSMGSRLLRHWLHHPLRHRPPRELRLQAIAELVGDGRSTSTALRAELKAVADIERIATRIALGSARPRDLSALRDSLARVATLKTLAASLQAQRLAEIRSDLVLPEEVLARLQRAIKDVPAAFVRDGGVIAEGYDAELDELRSIQANCGEFLLQMEARERARTGISNLKVEYNKVHGFYIEVTRAQSDKVPDDYRRRQTLKNAERYITPELKRFEDKALSAQERAAARERMLYEELLAWLGEYVPALQRIARAVAELDVLTTLAERAVALDYRAPEYSDEPVIEIEGGRHPVVERQTPHFIANDARLGPGRRLLVITGPNMGGKSTYMRQVALIVLLACCGSFVPASRALIGPVDQIFTRIGAADDLAGGRSTFMVEMSEAANILHNATETSLVLMDEVGRGTSTFDGLALAWAIACHLLTVNRSHTLFATHYFELTRLASLYPDAANVHLDAVEHGDKVVFLHTVNEGPASQSYGLQVAALAGVPPRVIAHARKHLQWLEEQGWGQSRQGDLFAPRPDPGPTAPEPHPALEALRALEPDEMSPRQALEKLYELKRLCE
- a CDS encoding MBL fold metallo-hydrolase, whose protein sequence is MRFACLGSGSQGNGLLVEAGETRILLDCGFTLREAEARLARLGLHPDQLDAILVTHEHDDHAGGVGRLAARHGISVYLTYGTRRALESVLLPQLDLHLIDSHTSFAVGDIEIHPFPVPHDAREPIQFVFTDGAVRVGVLTDTGTVTPHIRDMLNGCHALVLECNHDPEMLAQGPYPPSLKRRVAGRYGHLANPAAAELLASLDTGRLQHLIAAHLSQTNNTPDLARGALADALSCDPAWIAVADQALGFDWREAR
- a CDS encoding FKBP-type peptidyl-prolyl cis-trans isomerase translates to MIVAKNTVVTLLYRLFDGQGNLIEESQEPVSYLHGGYHGIFPLVEEALEGKQPGDRCSVTMEPENAFGEYDAGLVRVEDRALFPPEVRVGMQFEGRGEQSGDVRIFTVTDVAEDKVVVDGNHPLAGMRLRFDCQVTEVRAATPEEIAHGHAHGPHGHPH